Proteins from a genomic interval of Niabella soli DSM 19437:
- a CDS encoding lipocalin-like domain-containing protein, with translation MIKMITAAAFLLFIASCKNTASVPSIGRDPIQGVWKLVTGTLIEKKDTVVTDYLKGKSFVKIIYDGHFSFLGHDLNHGKDSAAFYSSGGGTYSLTDSSYTEHLIYCNARNWEGNDFRFSYSVNKDTLVLTGIERIDSIGVNRINIEKYTRLRK, from the coding sequence ATGATAAAAATGATAACGGCTGCCGCCTTCCTGCTGTTTATTGCTTCCTGTAAAAATACTGCCAGCGTTCCCTCAATAGGCCGGGATCCCATTCAGGGCGTTTGGAAACTGGTAACCGGCACGCTCATCGAAAAAAAAGATACGGTGGTTACCGATTATCTGAAAGGAAAATCATTTGTGAAGATCATTTACGATGGCCATTTTTCCTTTTTAGGGCATGATCTGAACCATGGAAAGGACAGCGCCGCGTTCTATTCTTCCGGAGGGGGAACCTATTCGTTAACGGATAGCAGTTATACCGAGCATCTTATTTATTGTAATGCCCGGAACTGGGAGGGAAACGATTTCCGCTTCTCCTACAGTGTAAATAAGGATACCCTGGTGCTCACCGGTATTGAACGGATTGATAGCATTGGGGTGAACCGGATCAATATAGAAAAATACACACGGCTAAGGAAATAA
- a CDS encoding LptF/LptG family permease, whose protein sequence is MKKLDWYILNKLLVSFVFCMLLFTVIAVAIDTSEKSDDFVKTGLSGWQIFTKYYTGFIPFIWSLLFPLFVFIAVIFFTSKMAMRSEIIAILASGTRFMRFLRPYMVGGLLLSGILFLGRTYFIPMANDTMNTFKKTYLDKNDPLKQISNVTCTTCFYKRVDADTYMGVKNFDMAAKRSNGPFFMDRVKNGKVVYNLRAASLRWDTTNRQRRWIAENVVERQVDSLGERVKQLKEKVVRLNIAPDELVKDEYLKDKLTTPQLRRLIKNEQLRGTEGLNALRVELYKRAAAPFTVLLLTFIGAVIASRKTRGGSGMHLALGIVIAAVFIIADQFSTVFAVKSSFPPILAAWIPNIVFSLVAWRLYLMAPK, encoded by the coding sequence ATGAAGAAACTTGACTGGTACATATTAAACAAGCTTTTGGTTTCGTTTGTGTTTTGTATGCTGCTGTTTACAGTCATTGCCGTGGCGATTGATACCAGTGAAAAGTCGGACGATTTTGTTAAAACCGGCCTGAGCGGCTGGCAGATCTTCACTAAATATTACACCGGTTTTATTCCTTTTATCTGGAGCCTCTTATTCCCTTTATTTGTTTTTATTGCCGTTATTTTTTTTACGAGCAAGATGGCGATGCGGTCGGAGATCATAGCCATACTGGCCAGTGGTACCCGTTTTATGCGCTTTCTACGTCCTTATATGGTGGGTGGCTTACTGCTTTCCGGTATCCTTTTCCTGGGGCGTACCTATTTTATACCGATGGCGAACGATACCATGAACACCTTTAAAAAAACGTATCTGGATAAAAACGACCCGCTGAAACAAATATCAAATGTTACCTGTACCACTTGTTTTTATAAAAGGGTGGATGCAGATACTTACATGGGGGTTAAGAATTTTGACATGGCTGCCAAAAGAAGTAACGGTCCTTTTTTTATGGACCGGGTGAAGAACGGCAAAGTGGTGTATAATTTGCGGGCCGCATCGTTGCGGTGGGATACTACCAACAGGCAAAGACGATGGATCGCTGAAAATGTTGTGGAGCGGCAGGTAGATAGCCTCGGAGAGCGCGTGAAGCAGTTAAAAGAAAAAGTGGTGCGGCTGAATATTGCGCCGGATGAGCTGGTTAAAGATGAATACCTGAAAGACAAGTTGACCACACCGCAGCTCCGGCGGTTGATAAAAAACGAGCAATTGCGCGGAACCGAGGGGTTAAATGCACTAAGGGTGGAGCTTTATAAAAGAGCCGCTGCGCCGTTTACTGTATTATTGCTCACCTTTATCGGCGCCGTTATTGCCAGCCGCAAAACCCGCGGGGGTAGCGGGATGCATTTGGCTCTTGGCATTGTTATAGCCGCCGTCTTTATTATAGCCGACCAGTTTTCAACCGTATTTGCTGTTAAGAGTAGCTTTCCTCCGATTTTGGCTGCCTGGATCCCTAATATTGTGTTTTCATTGGTTGCCTGGCGCCTGTACCTGATGGCACCAAAATAA